The Lytechinus pictus isolate F3 Inbred chromosome 5, Lp3.0, whole genome shotgun sequence DNA segment GGACCCGTTCTCACATTTCGATTCAGTTGGGACCTTTCTAGAACTTTCGATGTCGCCAGCAGTGGCATTACTTGCTTCGATTGCCTGGCTTGTACTAGATTCCCAAGTGGAATGGCTCAAGGCATCGGTCGTACTGGTTAGTTTGATAGAAGAAAACTTCGAGGAACTCATCTCAAGGTTGATCTTTGCACTTCGACGGGTTTTCGACATGGCCGACGCGTGTTTGGATACGAAGAAGTAAATTCTGGCATAGATgacaacaataacaaaagaGGCGGGGAAAAGTACGCCAGCTCCGGTGAGCAGACTGTGAAAGCCTGGGATCCTGGAAAGAAATAGATTATCTTGCGAGCAGGACTTGTACTTTTCAGAGTAGCCCAATTTTACCACACCAGCAGAGTATGGCACAAAGACCAAAATCGAAGGATATGCCCAAGAAGCAGTCATCATGAAGACAATGTTCCTCGGTATGAATAATTTCCTGAACTGCGCGATCGGTTTCGTCAGCAGATAATAGCGATTGAAGGCAATGGCGACAAGCGTCAGGACGCTGGCACCAAGGCAGATGTAAAACATTGCGGCGCAGAGGGTGCAGATCCAGTCCGGGAGTGGCCAGCCAGTACGACTCAGCATTGCAACGGCATTGAAAGGGAAAGTGAGGCACGCGAAGAAATCAGCAAAGGCCAAGTTGACGATGAACCAGTTGGTTGGCGAGCGGAGTCGTCGGGAAAGGATGACGGCAACGATTACCAGGGTGTTGCCAATAGTACCAATGATTGTGAAGATGATCATGGCTGTAGCTATGGTGATTCGCTGGTCGTAATTATCAAACGAGAACGGTTTCGTAGAGCCGTTGCCTTCCATTGCCTCCATTCTTTAGTATCGCTCTTCCTCTGGAcataaaaagaagagagaaaatatgTATAATTATTGGGATAAGCAAGAATTGAGGACAAGCAATTCATTCAGATTTTTTATATATGCTTGAGGAAATATAAGTC contains these protein-coding regions:
- the LOC129260152 gene encoding probable G-protein coupled receptor No18, coding for MEAMEGNGSTKPFSFDNYDQRITIATAMIIFTIIGTIGNTLVIVAVILSRRLRSPTNWFIVNLAFADFFACLTFPFNAVAMLSRTGWPLPDWICTLCAAMFYICLGASVLTLVAIAFNRYYLLTKPIAQFRKLFIPRNIVFMMTASWAYPSILVFVPYSAGVVKLGYSEKYKSCSQDNLFLSRIPGFHSLLTGAGVLFPASFVIVVIYARIYFFVSKHASAMSKTRRSAKINLEMSSSKFSSIKLTSTTDALSHSTWESSTSQAIEASNATAGDIESSRKVPTESKCENGSKIPYKPGADLLRVPSKIPRKSEKVKKESRIDRYQVTVINRLAVVIIAFFICVLPCAISCILPHTDPAAPWTSLLKTFNSCINPLIYARTMPEFRRVMRAIVRCRFHEIPEPISCIRRQN